The stretch of DNA tgttgaatacACATCTGCATGAATAACTTTATTAATTGCTAATGAAAATTAGAACTTTTCTGGGATCTTCTGACAAgacttttcttttatcttaaaatgCCTTCTCTTCAGTGAAGCCATCTTTGGAGTTAGTCATTACTCTCACCATCTCTGTCATCTTGACTCCAGCCcggtatttctcttcttttggtcCAGACcctcaaattttaaaagtagcttCAAGTTAAGGAAAGGTCATTTTTCCACAGTTCAGTTCTCTGAAAAACTTCCATCTCCCACTGAAAGTCACAGTCCAGGAGTGAAGCAATCACATGCTAGAACTTCAGGGCCAATTGGAAAGTCATCATGAACACTCGCATTGGTCGATCTTATTTATCACAAGCCTGAAAATGCACAGTCCTGGAAAAGGTGGCCTCTCTGTGcacacatgtaatttttaaaaaggagaggatAATATGAACAGGGCTGAGGTTTGATCACCAAAAATCAGCACAATGAAAACAAGTGATAATGAATAATGGGCACTAGAATTCAAATTACCAGATGTTTTAAAGAGATGGGGTGCCAGTTTTCAATTCCGTTTCGAACACCACATTAcaaaagaactatttttaaaagtaaaaaaggattgagggtaaaagaaaaaaaaaataaaaagaatatctaaATCGTTGAGTGACCCCCTGTTTGTTCCTGATAAACTTCAATCACATCTTCTTCCTCCATTCCCAGTTCTTTTGGAGTGTGATTATCAGCAATTCTCTGACCTTCAAAGAGAAACCTGAGTGAATTCATTGGAACTCCCTGTCTTTGACAGTATGATTCTTTGAGTTTCTTGAGATGTGTTGTCATTTTCACTTTGAAGTGAATCTCACTGCTATCCTGTCCAATGACTTTGAGTTTAATgtattctccttccttcttatcCCCCAAGTCCTCAGTTGAAGGTTTTGCCTCCTGGTCAGACATGGTGACGGTGCTTCACCCAGGGTCTCCGCACGGCAGCGGCCTCGGGTAGGCAGAACCTCACTCCGGGGTTTACAAATCCGTCTCATATTTTTCTATaacaaaataatgtatataaattcaGAATCCATAAGTCTCTAAGTGTTAAAACATTTCTTCTGGATTGAGTCCTACAGTGATTACTGGTACACAATTGatagaaacaacataaatgtgtTTTGGtaattgtttttaaacaaaatgtttattGGAAACAGATCTTTTCATGACatagatattttttcttcatgttgctctgtttttaaaaaacaagtaatatATCCATGTTAACTACTTATTGCTAAAAGGGAACAGAATTCAGCATCAATACTcaacctattttttcttttctttttttttaagatatgaatGCTGAGACATTTCGTTCATATCTAAGCAGTGGGATTGCAGGTTTTGTTATAGAATTGTCATTTgattctttgaattctttttgagttaaatgctcaaaatcactttttttctcaaaattatttcaaaaacctCTCGGTGGATAATTCACATCTCCTTCAATTCTGTTGTGAGCAATGAATCAATGCCATTTGACTTGTGAAAAGATTTGTAACCAGTTATTAGAGTTAGTCACTTTCTCAGCAATAATAAAGATGATTGTTTGATTGTTGCTTTACGAGGGAACCTGGTGGGTTTTGCACTCTGAGGCAATGGACCCCTTAAGATCTGAGATGGAAGAGGGGAGGGTCTTAGCTCTGTAAGGCAAGAAGAAGTCCATTTCAAAAGGGAAACATACAACTCTGAGCTCACTCTTAGGTAGCTTTTAGAGAAGAGTGAACATGTACTTTGAGGATCTGAACATTGATTCCAGTAAAACAATTCAAGAATCAACATGGAAAGTTCTCTAGACTCTTGCTATTGGAGTGTGGCCTGTGTGTGGGCAGCATGGGCATCAGCTGGGAGCTGggtagaaatgcagaatttcaggcCCACGCCAGACCTACCAAATCAGAATCGGCATTTAACAGAATCTCAGGGTGATTTGTAAGCACATGCAAGCTTGAGAAACACCGGGCTGGaccacagcccctcccctccGGGCAAAACCTGGCTTCATCGCCTGCAATCTGTCCTTGGCCCTTGTGTGAGCTCCTTCCCAGGGTAGGCTATCAGTTAAACAAGGCTTCAGCATCTGCTGCTCATGCTCCTGGCTTCAATTCTCCAACAAGTCCCCTGATTCAATTTCTAGCAGCCAATGGGATTGGCCAAGCTGGGCTTTCTCATTACAAATAATTTGAAGACTGCTTATATAAGACTAGATTGTCCCTAAGGGACCCTTGGTTAAGTGGTAGCTGATAGCTCTTACTTCCTTCTCGCTAATGTTCAGATTCAGGAAGATCTGTTTTCCTCCCTGAGTGTCACTCCAGCCTGTGATTTTGCGTTACTTGATGTTAAGATTGGCAAGATCCGCCTGTGTCACGGAGAGGTTTCCTCCTATCATTCCTGTGAACGTTGTCATTAGGAGAGCTACAAATagaacagcctttttttttttttttttttttagggaaaataaaagcCCATTCAAATCAAGGGTCAAAAGCTTTTGGCTCTAGCAAGAAGAAAATGGCTGTGGttgtatttttgaaatgtttttccctttccttacaTTTTTGCTGTGTTGACAGTTGTGCCATCCAGGCTCAGCCTAGCCTTCCGCCCTTCCTTTTGGCCCCATATTCACTTTCCGTGTGTGGGATTCCAGATGTATAAACAAGGGGGCCTAGAGCCAAAGCCTTCGTCCTGGGTGCAAACATCCAAGTGGCGTGGTGTTTGGAAGCACAAGTTCGTGGGAAGAAGCATTTCCCCAACATCATTCTCATTTTGCCTCTGCAGCAGAAAAGCTTGCAGTGTGCTGGACAGAGCAAGGACAGCTCAGAGGTCAAAATCAATTCCATCGCTCATTCTCTGGGTGATGCAGACAGGTTACTTAAACTCTCCGAACTGCCAGGTCTCTATCTCAAAGATGGCCATCAACCGAATGGCTAcaggagaattaaatgagactCCGTGCATCCGTAGATGAATGGACATACATAAAGtgattttcctcctccttccaaaACAAATTGGACAGTGCTTCTTAAAATCATTGCTTCATAAAATCATGGGACTCTAGGCTGGGGCAAGTTCTTAAAAATCATCTCCTTCACTCATGAAAATACTGGAGGAGGAAATGATCTTCTCTGGTGAGTCAAATTTCAGATTTTACAACAGCTCTATAGGCGAATAGTAATTTAAGATGATGGTGGCCAAGAAGGGACACGTTTTTCTACAGCTGCTCAACCACAGATCTGTGCTACAGGTTATGAGAACTAAGTCAGAACGTGAATGGGAAAGAGAGGTCATACAGTAGAAGAGAAGAAGTCCTCAGATGCATTGTATTTGCTGCTTTGCACAGCATTTTGAATAGTGAAATTAGATACCGCTATccgtggttctcaaagtgtggttcctaATCAGCTTCAGCATCACTGGGGAAATTGTCTGAAATGCAAATACTCCGGCTCTGGCCCAGGCCTCCTGAATCAGAAACCCTGGGGCCTGGACCACCAATCAGTGTTTCAGCAAAGCTTATATGTGGACTCAGGTCCACTCCTGAGGCTGTGAATTCCTGGCATACATTATAACAGCATACGACCATCTTTTCCAATGCAAAGTAACATGATAGCATGAATGTCTTAGCATTTCAATTTCCTCACCTCCTTGACGTATGCTGTATACATCCCAGATGTTACTTTCTGCTGATTCTTGGAGAGCTAGGCATGAGCACAGTCATCAGAGAGAACTTGCTCCACCTCCCTGGGTGGGGTTTGTTTAATCATAGGGcactaaaaaggagaactacCTTGCAAACTAGGCAAACGAATCTGATCTCCCTTCTGTTCTCTAAAGATACCTTTCCTCTAGAGTTACAATGTATTTATAACTTTATTACAAATTATGCAGATCACGAGGTTTTCATTTCCACACCTTAACAATCCCATCTCTACAGCTGCAGTTACAGTGAAGCTCTGTGTTGTCTGGAAGGTGGCCACATCTGTCATGATGTCCCACAGGCAGAGATTCTGGGCCCCTCCAAGGGCTATCACTCTTCGGTCCTACCTTCTGTTTAttctggatctcctgcttcatgGTTAAAAGTCAAGGAGTCAGAAGTTAAAAGCCTGTACCTCATTCTGCCTCTCATTCATATTCCCTTACTATCGGCCATTTGCGCGTCTGGCACAATCCCCCAGATCAGGGGTCCTCCAAAGGCAAAAGTCATCTGCTTAATTCCCCTTTTACAAGGTAGGCATGAAAGAGATATTCATGGACGTAACTAAAATGGAAGCCCAGTGAGCAGGAGAAGCTTAGTGAAAGCTGTGAACTCTTGGTCCCTTGGTTGTACCGTCTCTGTTTATTGTGTGGGTTTTATTACTTACTTTATTTCCACGTGGCATTCTCTAGAGACTTTGTAAATGATTGACTGTGTTCATCCCCTCAACTCTGCAGAGAACAGGCTTTGTAAATATAGTGGAAGACAGGAGATCCGCAGCTAAAAGCTTCCTAATGAGGACAACTCGAACATGTTATTTTCAACATTCAACTCCCGAGTTTGaataattcatgaaaaaaaaatctgttgaactAGAAGTGACTGggctattttaatgaaaatagagATTCAGAATGTTTCAGAGCTGGAGATGTTGTGGGGGAACTGCAGGCAGGGAAAAGTGACCAGCCCAGCACAGAGTTATCTCGGGTCTTCTCTGGCCAAGGTCACACCATGGCCAGTGGTCATTCCCAAACCAGAAACCGGACCTTGAGATGCTCACTCACAGCTCTCTCCACTGAGCCCCACAGCCTGCCACAGACACCAGAGAGGCGTCTGGCCCAACATCCTTCTCTCTTGCATTGCTAGGCCATGGAAGACACAACAGATCatatttcctctttgtctttaGTCTAGCTCAGTTGGTCTCAGTTGGCTGTACATTAGAATTCcttggggagcttttaaaaaatctggatgcccagagcccaccccagaCCAGTTAACTAAGTCTCTGGGGGTGAGACCCAGACCTCAGTCTTTTTAAAGCTCCCTAGGTGATCCCACCTGCAGCCAAGTCTGAGAAACATCAAGTCTAACCCACGTCCTTCTCATTTCTCCTATTCCCTTAAAGGCCAGAAGACTTCTCttgttccttctgttttctttttttaattcctcaggTTTTAACACTGTAATCACAGTTCACATCATGTGTCCTGCCCTTACAAACCGTTTAAGACAACTGCAAAAACTTAACCCTCCTTATCTACTTGTTTCTCCATTGACTTGGATGCTGTGTGCCTCCTCCTGGCCTCCACAAGTTCACCCCCAAGGACCTCACTCTTCCATGAGGGGCTGCCATTTGTAGCCCATCACAGCACCTCCTCTCAACACCTCCTCCTCCTGAGCCTCTGCTGATGGCAGCTGGGGGGGCTGGACCAGGGGGACtgggccaccccccaccccgcccccaggtGGATGAATCTTCAGGGAGGGCTGCTCCTTGATGATTGGTCCCAGAGGGAAAATTCTTGCAGCAGCTCTTCTCTTCTTGCTGGCTAAGTGCGTGGGTGTGCAGCAGGCATTTGCTAGGGAACGTCggcaaaaaataaaacttttcaagCTTCACTTCTGCAGACAGATTGAGAGGCCCCCCAACAGTTCAGAATTGCCCAATCTGGCTCCATCCTCCCACTTACACCCCAGGAAGTGGTAGGTCGAGTCAGATGTGTTTGGATTTGTTAACAGTGGCCGAGCTTATGGGAGTTTAAGTCATAAGGGTGATAGTTTAAGATAAACCAGTAACAAGTAATTATTGGACACCCACTCATGCAGGGCACTGTGCAAGGCACTGATAAAACCAAGTGGGAGGTCACCCTTGCTAAAGGCACTTaatgggcaggggaaaggagggaagagagatttGGAGGAGGCTGGCATCCATCTATAAAGTTCAAGAAGAGCAGAGGGCTGAAATTCAGGCCCCTGGCAAGGATAAGAAGGAGCTGAAGAGTCATAAAGGGTCAGGTGGTGGGGTGAGTGACACTGTGTGTTCAACTTCCTAGGATTTAAAGCCCAGGTACCATTTGCCCAGCACATGCTCAACGACCATAATGCAAGCTCCATATTGTTTTAATCTTGTCATTTTGAACCTCTGGACAACTGGACCCCTTGGAGAGCCTAGCAAATACTATCTGAAGATAGCTGTTGATTCTGTCTCAATCTGTCTCCATCTCCCTTGTGCGTGTCTCTTTTCCACATCTTCTAACTCCTACACTTCATCTCCCTTGCTATGTCTTAGATACATAATGTTTTTTCttggaaaagtaaagaaataaatctaagcTCTCAGTCTATTATCAGAGTAATAATGAATATCCCTGATGGAAATAACCAACACAAAATAAGAGTAACAATAGAACAGTAcatacaggggaaaaaatgatTATTGATGAAAAATGgcccaaagaataaaatcttgacaaAATCTAGACCTCcagggggcaccttggtggcttagtctgtttggtgtctggctttggcttgggtcatgatcccagggtcttggagttgagttccatattgggctccttgcttggcaggaccctgcttctccctctcctcccttctcatgctctcttctcaGTACCTCTGTCtggcttcaaataaataaataatatctttaaaaaaatgtagaccTCCAAATCTAACTGGGAAACAATTGGAGTTGGTAGAAATAATGGCCACAAAAAGAAACTCACAAATGCAAACGTTATAACTAGTAAAATTCGACATGGATGAAAACCTGATAATGAATCAGATCTTGATGTatcatttaaatggaaaaagatcTAATGCTGACAAAAAAATTCCCATAAACTATAATAAAAGTGGCAAAACTGGAAATGAATTATGCTTTAGGGGAAATTGATCAATGAATTTTATTACTTAATGATACTTGTTCTAGGAACCCTCACACACAGTTGGTAGGAAGAGAGATGGTATGAGGACtgtcaaagttaaaaatagaaataccacatgatcctATAATTGtacttctggatatttacctaaagaaaacaaaaacactaattcaaaaagaaattgcAGCCCTaagtttattgtagcattatttacaatagccaaactatggaagcagtccaagtgtccactgacaatgaatgaaaatgtcatacacactcacacacacacacacacacacagaggaatattactcagccataaaaaggaaaaggagtcttgccatttgtgacaacatggatgaacttggaaGATATTGTGGTAAGTGAAATAGTCCAAcagagaaagactaataccatgatttcagtcatatgtggaactgaagaacaaaacaaatgaataaacaaacaaaaaaccagaaacagaatcGTAAGTAcacagaacaaactggtagttatcagagggagaagaggttAAGGAGTGGTAAAATAGGTGGAAGGGATTAAGAGGCataaatgtgtaaaataaataaatcacaagaaTGGAAAGTACAACATTGGGAATATGgtcaataatattgcaataatgttgcatggtgacagatgtaCCAAACTTATGGAGTGGAGCATTATGTAATGTGTCTAATTGTcgatcactatgctgtacatctAAGACTAAtaggatattgtatgtcaactatacttcaattaaaaaaaagacatttactcTAGAAATTACTTTCTTGATGGGACTCTACCAATGTTGGCataattttgatgaaaatatttatggTCAAATTTCCACTGgggtaaaataacaataaaaaattatcatgACTCCATAGAAGCTGCCTTCTGAAGATGCAGCTAGGTGGAAGCTAACACCCAATTCCAGGGTAGGCCCTGGGAATCTGTATTTCTAAAACAATGTGCCACCTTCTGAACCTTAATTTatacaaatcaatcattgtgcTCACTTCGCAGGATATATACTCAACAtaccaactattaaaaaaatattttgggggcaaCTAGGAAAGTTTGAACATAGATAGGATATTAGAtctgttttaataataaaacaattattattgtttttaaggtATAATAATGATGTTATAAtcgtgttttttttaaagtcttgttATAGACTGAATTGTGTTGCCCCCCACCCAAATTTaaatgttgaaaccctaacccccgATGTGTCTATTTTTTGGGACAGGcctttaaggaaataattaagattaaatgagatcataagagTGGGGTTCTAATCCAATAGGCTGCATGTTCTTATacgaagaggaagagacaccatgAGTTCATGCGCagagaggaaaggccatgtgggATTATAGTGAAAATGTGGCCATCTGCAtgtaagccaagaagagaggcctcgGGAAAAACCAAACTTGTTGATGCTAGATCTTGGATTTCTAGATTTCAGAATTGTTAGAaactaaatttctgttgtttaagccactgaatctatggtattttgttatggtagctcTAGTAAACTAAAACTAGTCCTACATAGTAGAGATACTTACTAAATTATTTGTGAGTCGAACAATATGATGACTGAGATTTTCTTGAAAATACTCCAggcatcgggcgcctgggtggctcagtgggttaaagcctctgccttcggctctggtcatgatcccagggtcctgggatcgagtcccgcatcaggctctcccactccccctgcttgtgttccctctctcactatgtctctctctgtcaaataataaataaaatcttaaaataaaatactcagggGGAAAAATgcttaggaaataaaaaatttagagtAAGGGATAGATGAAACAAGACGGGCTAAGAATTATTGAAGCTGGGTAACAGGTACGAGGTTCATTACAGTACTCTCTTCTAGCATAGAGTGTATttgaaaatatccaaataagtttaaaaaattgacaGTGACAATTTTAAGATGATTTTGATGCACATCTAAGTAGGTAATTACTGAGAAAGGGTTTCCGAAAACTTGTGTTCTAACCTGGGCTGTTATGGCCTGAAATAAGTGTGTTACTAATCTATGTTTATAAATAAGAACTTAACTGAATAAAATAAGGTGGTATGGAAAGGAATCAAAAGGCCAAGTGCAAGCAGCAGAACTGCAGGCAAGGGACAAGCAGGTAAAGAAGAAGGATCAGCATTTACGGAGCGCCTAATGCATACGCGATGCTTTGTAAACCTTATCTTTGGATGCTCACACAGGTCTATGaaatagactttttaaagttttaatctttttaaaaaggttcaaTATCAAGAAATTATGACTTAGAGGGTATGAATGAATTTCCAAGATCTCACACTAGGAGAtggctgggatttgaatcccaACTGACTGCCTCCAAAACTTACAATCTTTTCCCTACCCAATACCTTTTCCCAAGATAATTCCAAATGACAGACCACAACGGGCAGAGGAATTTTGAAGAGGATGGGGATTATGGAGAGATGGGGCCAGTAAGGACTAACGAAGGACTACGAAGGACTTGAGCTTGGATGTAGGTCCTGGAGATAGAGTAAAGGATATGCGAACAACCCAAGAGTGGGGAAGGATGGCAAGAAGCAGAAACTTGGTGGCAAATAGAGAATGGGAGGCATTGTGTGCTCCTGGGGAGATAAGGCAAGAGCAGGATTGGGTGATGGGAAGTGGAATTGTAAAAAAGAGGTGtcccaggatttgaacctggacAAGGTTGgttaaaataatagattttaaacCTGGGAAGGAAAATGATGCCTCCGTCAGGGTGAGGAAAGCCAGGAGCAAGTTGTttcaggtggggaggggagaaagggttAAAATCAGCTTAAAGATGTGGAATTGGGGATGATATTGGAACATCCTAGTGGAGAAGACCAGATGGCAGTTGGGTTGACAGAATTTTAGATTTGAAAAATCACCGGGTCTACCACTTAATTTGAGAATATGAATCCAAGAAGTAACAAGTGAGTGCCCAGGGAATACACAGATGTGAGTCCTCAAGTCTACCTTATACTGTGATACAGAATGTAGGCAATTCATTCTTTGTCTGCCTACTATGTCCCAGGCagtgttctaggtgctggggatgcAATAGTCCTAGCAATAGATACATTGCCTGGATTATTATTATAAAGACCTTTTAATAATTCTTCTTGCTTCCACCCTGGcatctccttccttttccctcagcCAGGAGCCATTACGGTTGCTATGTCTCACGTATGGTCTATGTACACAAACTGAATGTAAAAGGAACCCCCTCGACTGTGCTGTGGACGGTCCACTCCATGTGGCTACATGTGACAGCCCCGGGAAAGGGGTCCTATTACAAGTCAGCTCACATTACCCCTCTGCACAAAATGCTCCAGGAGCTCTTTTCTCACCTCCCTGAACACATAAGCCATACTCTATCCTCAGAACCTTGGCGCTGGCACGTCCCTCTACCCAGAAAGCTCTTCTGCCAGATATCCATCCAAATCGCCCTCAAGGCTTTACTCAACTGTCACCATTTCATGAAGGCCTTCCTTGGCCACCCGTTTCAAATTGCAACTGTCTCCGTCTTCCTCTGCCACATTTCTAATCTCCTGTATCTGGCTCTCACTTgtgctcttctttccttcttcttcttctttttgcctatttgtttctttctaacacggtatttattttaactttttaagttgTCTGTCTACATTGGAACAGAAACTAGACAGGGCCAGGCTTTTTGTCCCATTTGTTCACTGCTGTGGCCCCAttaagcacagtgcctggcacacaggaggtgcTCAGTGAACGAATGAACTCACTCTTCTGTGAATGAATGACGGCGTAATAGGGTAACTGGTAGAAGAGACACATGGACAACGCACTGAGGAGTGAAAAAGGGGTGCCAATTCAGTCTACCTGAGAATGTCAGGGAGTTTCACAGAAGAGGTGCCGCTTGATCTGGAACTTGAAAGAGAGGGAGGCGGTAGGCCGTTGTGGTATGTGGAATAATGGCCCCAAAGATATCCAGGTCCCTATCCCTGGAGCCTGCGCGTGTTACCTTATAGGACAAAAGAGCCTTACAAATGTGAGTAGGTATCTTGAGGTGGGAGAGAGATTACCCCACATTATCTGGTGCACCCCCATATGCAATCACAAGTACCCTTGGAGGAGGGTGACGAAGGCAGATGTAACAGCAGCACAAGTGCAGGTGACAATGAGGAAACAAGATATTTACTTCCCAgctggctttgaagacagaggaaggaactGCCAGTCAAGGAATGTGAAGAATGCAGCTCCAGAGGCTGGAAAAGACAATTGGATTCTTTCCCGGAGTTCTctgagggagcatggccctgatGACATCTTTTGCTTCGCCTTAGTGGAACCGAGGTCAGCCTCCTgacctccaggactgtgaggaaaTAATGTACATTATTTTAAGGCACTGGTGGATG from Neovison vison isolate M4711 chromosome 6, ASM_NN_V1, whole genome shotgun sequence encodes:
- the LOC122910566 gene encoding small ubiquitin-related modifier 1; translation: MSDQEAKPSTEDLGDKKEGEYIKLKVIGQDSSEIHFKVKMTTHLKKLKESYCQRQGVPMNSLRFLFEGQRIADNHTPKELGMEEEDVIEVYQEQTGGHSTI